One Caldisericota bacterium genomic window, TTCTCCATCGTCTCCAAATAGCTCAAGGCGGTTTTTATCTTTTTTTTCTGTTTCCTCAAAATATTTTATTATTTGCTCTACTGGTTTAAACGGTATGAGATAGCGTAGATTTTTACTTATGGGAAATATGTTTAATGTTTCTCCATCATCTTCTGTAATAAAATGCCTTGATAAATCCTCATCTGTTTTGCCTTCTTTTTTAAAATGTGTATCGTCCAGTACGGTATATTGTATTCCATTTTGCGAAAGTGTTTTTGTTAGATGTTGTTCCCATACTCTTTCTGCGACCCAGAAGCCTTTTGGTTGTGTTTTGAATAACCTCCATATGTATTCGTTCATTCTCTTAATCTGTTCATTCCGGTCTTTTTCAGGGAGCAATGTGAGAATTGGCTCATACATGCCTCCCGAAAGAATTTCGCATCTATTTTTCTTGATAAGAAGGCGAAGTTTCTCTATGTATTCAGGATGATTTTTTTCGATATATTGCAGAAGATATCCTGAAAAATGTATGCCAAATCTGAAATGATTTGTATCTAGGACTTCATTTATAAAGGGTAAATATGCTTTTTTGTATGCATCTTCAATCACATAATCAAAGTTTCCTACCGGTTGGTGGTTATGTATGATAAATATTAGGTTCATTTTACCTCTCTTATGGGCTGGAATAGATATGAAGGTATCTTTATTCCTGCCTTTTGATAAGCAGTAATAAGGTGAGCTCGAAATAGTGTGTCAAAGGTAAAGTCTACTTCATTTTTGTGAAAATTGCTGTACCACCAAAACCAATCGCTTCCTTCTGCAATATAGATTTGATTGAGAGATTCTTGTATGTTTCCCACCGTTTTTCTTGCATCAGCGAGATATGTCCATGCCCTATTTGATTCTTCATCGCCTATCCAGGTATCAAAATAACCGTTTATCCAGGAGCCGGGGTGTATGGATTCAATGCTGCCTGTGGCTTCTATTTCATGGCCTAATGCACTGTTTTTTTGATTTAATGCGCTGAATAATTTAGAGAGAAATGGTACTCCATGTTCGGGGTAGAAGTCCCATGGATTTTCTCCGTCTAATATAATTATTTCTCCGTTTTTTGATGATTTTACTGCTTGAAGTAAGTCTTTTACTGCATCTACTGCATTCATTTTATTGTATACAAATCCTATTTTGTCTGAGAGGGAATGATTCCGGAAAAATATTTTTAAATCTCTTACATTTCTTGGAATGGATATGTCTTCTTTTTTTATATAGGGATTGGTTTTTATTAGTATACTTTCATCTGTTCCAATCCACTTGATTCCTTTCTGCTTTATAATATCTATTGTCTTGTTTGAAATACTTCCTTCAGATGGCCACATGCCTTGTGGAATTTTACCAAAAGTTTTGCTGAACAATGAAATGGCATCTTCTATCTGTTTTATCGCATCGTCTAAGTAAGCAAATTGAGCCAGGGGTAGAATTGTTTCTTGCTTACTTCTGTATGCAATGGACGAATCTATAAGAAGAGGCAAAATGGGATGTTGCATCGGAGATATTGTTAGTTCAATCTGTTCTCTGTCAAAAAGTTCTTTGTACATTGGAATGATTGATTTGAATATCTTTCTCTCTATCTTTTTTTCTTCTATCTTATCTTTTTCTGAATAATTTTCTTTTTTATTTATTAAATCCTTAACTTCGGTAAGGATAGGAGAAATTGCCGATATAGCATAAAGCATTTGAGCATCTCGCATATCTTGTGTGCTAAATTTCTCTCTGTTTTTTTTCTGGTTGATTAGTTCAATAAATCTATTTGAGTTGAAATTGGCCATAGGGTTAAGGAAATTTCTTAGTATAAATTCTTTTTCGCTTTCAGTAAGAGAATCTGCATCTTTTTTTTCCAATGTTTCCCAGGTATCTTCCAACCCTTCTTCTGCATAGGAGACAATTTGTTTTAACAGTACTCCGGAAAAATTGATATTAATCCTTGCAGACGATGACAATAACAGTTTTGGAATTTCATAATAACTATTAAGCATATGCCTTCTTGTCCACGGCAGGGTTTGTTCATTACTGAGAGGGTTTAAATAATCTGGCTGGTGCATATGCAACCACAACATAATTTTATTTTCTTTATGCATCTGGTTTCTCCTTTTAGCTGGCTTAATCTTGACTATATTCTATACAAAGATATACTTTAAACAAAATCATTACGTTAGATTAAAAATTAGTGAAGGAGAAAAATATGGCCAAAGTAACGCTCAAAGGTGTGACAAAAAAATTTGGTAACGTTGTCGCAGTAAGAAACGAAAATCTCAAAATTAATGATGGAGAATTTCTCGTCCTTTTAGGACCATCTGGGTGTGGCAAAACTACTACGCTTAGACTTGTTGCGGGCTTGGAAGAACCGACTGAAGGAGAAATCTATATCGGGGATAAGCTTGTGAACAATATCCCTCCGAAAGATAGAGATATTGCAATGGTTTTTCAAAACTATGCGTTATACCCCCATATGAATGTGTATCAAAATATTTCTTTTGGGCTAAGGTTAAGGAAAACACCAAAAGATGAAATAGATCAAAGAGTAAAGAAGGCTGCTGAGATGTTAGGTATCGAGGAGCTTCTTAAAAGAAAACCAAAGGAGCTTTCAGGCGGACAAAAACAAAGAGTTGCACTTGCAAGGGCAGTAGTAAGAAATCCGAAGGTGTATCTTATGGATGAACCTTTATCCAATCTTGATGCAAAGCTTCGTGTGCAGACGAGAGGCGAACTTATAAAGTTGCATAAAAGGCTGGGAGTTACTACTGTTTATGTCACTCATGATCAGGTGGAAGCAATGACACTTGGCGACAGAGTAGTTGTTATGAACGAAGGTGAAATACAACAAGAAGGAAAACCAAAGGAAGTATTTGATAATCCGGTGAATAGGTTTGTTGCAGGTTTTGTCGGGACTCCACCAATGAATTTTGTTAATGTTCAAATTGTAGAAAAAAACAAAAAGATATATGCAGTTTCAGAAGGATTTGAATTGAAAATTGTAGATGCACATCAAGACATTCTTGCGAAAGAAGGTTATATTGGCAAAAATATGATAATGGGGATAAGGCCCAAGGATTTATTCAGCGAGGTTGAAGTTAAAAAGGATGGAAAAATGGCAATGCAGCCGTTTAAGGTGCTGATAGATTTTGTAGAGCTCATGGGCTCTGAAACGTTCATTCATTTTAGACTTGGTGATGGCGATATAAAGTTTGTTGCAAGGGCAAGCTCTGATCA contains:
- a CDS encoding glycoside hydrolase family 57 protein, with translation MHKENKIMLWLHMHQPDYLNPLSNEQTLPWTRRHMLNSYYEIPKLLLSSSARININFSGVLLKQIVSYAEEGLEDTWETLEKKDADSLTESEKEFILRNFLNPMANFNSNRFIELINQKKNREKFSTQDMRDAQMLYAISAISPILTEVKDLINKKENYSEKDKIEEKKIERKIFKSIIPMYKELFDREQIELTISPMQHPILPLLIDSSIAYRSKQETILPLAQFAYLDDAIKQIEDAISLFSKTFGKIPQGMWPSEGSISNKTIDIIKQKGIKWIGTDESILIKTNPYIKKEDISIPRNVRDLKIFFRNHSLSDKIGFVYNKMNAVDAVKDLLQAVKSSKNGEIIILDGENPWDFYPEHGVPFLSKLFSALNQKNSALGHEIEATGSIESIHPGSWINGYFDTWIGDEESNRAWTYLADARKTVGNIQESLNQIYIAEGSDWFWWYSNFHKNEVDFTFDTLFRAHLITAYQKAGIKIPSYLFQPIREVK
- a CDS encoding ABC transporter ATP-binding protein translates to MAKVTLKGVTKKFGNVVAVRNENLKINDGEFLVLLGPSGCGKTTTLRLVAGLEEPTEGEIYIGDKLVNNIPPKDRDIAMVFQNYALYPHMNVYQNISFGLRLRKTPKDEIDQRVKKAAEMLGIEELLKRKPKELSGGQKQRVALARAVVRNPKVYLMDEPLSNLDAKLRVQTRGELIKLHKRLGVTTVYVTHDQVEAMTLGDRVVVMNEGEIQQEGKPKEVFDNPVNRFVAGFVGTPPMNFVNVQIVEKNKKIYAVSEGFELKIVDAHQDILAKEGYIGKNMIMGIRPKDLFSEVEVKKDGKMAMQPFKVLIDFVELMGSETFIHFRLGDGDIKFVARASSDHDYAMGDTVMFYIDPFNIHLFDEESLKTII